A part of Drosophila bipectinata strain 14024-0381.07 chromosome 3L, DbipHiC1v2, whole genome shotgun sequence genomic DNA contains:
- the LOC108130212 gene encoding uncharacterized protein, with protein sequence MADKNGDKSEKPEKQTKFPGNFLYMFEVVVDDLLITRQNLCAPEEYPTCTELTFRSSMYMNICDREVGTCVNPCSPKCGKCCLFTLESPITDKDKLLIHVYKKKTESCKFLIGLSELAVKPIFDRVRESFDLENPNWEGAMASHVNLLPKLKGGNNKGLMDNCSCYSKINERHEQWCPTSELSKRLLPLFNLCKMQTGNIVLIIRLVCNGPAIVSSFPFMRVCSRNPKCPEPCCPPPCCPPPCPPPCPSCPPPCPTSCPSPCDPCDPCEPCCGQGSGTATGGPMNPSKCCQGPCPQPPLRRCSMVDPCAPRPQEPNKILRYYACNMDKRCPGDYCEDEFDRECPTVPSKRCPASPIDKKLQKCGPCGSLPAYPRYIQERLAGAPAPPLETDKDKGKGKGKDGKDGKDGKDGKDAKGKKGKRQVGGAVHCVGNPKVCPSAVYDDTYPTVCKGRLEATRKQSFVDPKDPQYDVACDEARKRAIRKLRHLLVKYNIQIED encoded by the exons ATGGCAGACAAGAACGGTGATAAGTCTGAGAAACCAGAGAAGCAAACGAAATTTCCGGGAAATTTCCTGTACATGTTCGAGGTTGTCGTGGACGATCTGCTAATTACACGGCAGAATCTTTGTGCTCCCGAGGAGTACCCCACTTGCACGGAGCTCACGTTCCGCTCATCCATGTACATGAACATCTGCGACCGAGAGGTCGGCACCTGCGTGAATCCCTGCTCGCCGAAGTGCGGCAAGTGCTGCTTGTTCACCCTGGAATCGCCCATCACGGACAAGGACAAGCTACTGATCCATGTCTACAAAAAGAAGACGGAGAGTTGTAAGTTTCTCATCGGACTGTCAGAGTTGGCGGTGAAACCGATTTTCGACCGTGTGCGAGAGTCCTTCGACTTGGAGAACCCCAACTGGGAAGGCGCCATGGCGAGTCATGTGAATCTGTTGCCAAAGCTAAAGGGCGGCAACAACAAGGGTCTCATGGACAACTGCTCCTGCTACAGTAAGATCAACGAGCGCCACGAGCAGTGGTGTCCCACCTCCGAACTGTCCAAACGGCTGTTGCCCCTCTTCAATCTCTGCAAGATGCAGACCGGAAACATTGTGCTGATCATCCGATTGGTTTGCAATGGTCCCGCCATAGTTTCCTCCTTCCCGTTCATGCGGGTCTGCTCCCGGAATCCCAAGTGCCCGGAGCCTTGCTGCCCACCGCCTTGTTGCCCGCCGCCATGTCCTCCACCGTGTCCCTCATGCCCTCCGCCATGTCCTACATCGTGCCCATCGCCCTGCGATCCTTGCGATCCCTGCGAGCCCTGTTGCGGCCAGGGTAGTGGCACTGCCACGGGTGGACCCATGAACCCAAGTAAGTGCTGCCAGGGGCCGTGCCCTCAGCCACCACTACGCCGCTGCTCCATGGTGGATCCTTGTGCCCCGCGCCCCCAAGAGCCAAACAAAATCCTGCGTTACTATGCCTGCAACATGGACAAGCGCTGTCCCGGCGACTATTGTGAGGATGAATTCGATAGGG AGTGCCCCACCGTGCCCTCAAAGCGCTGCCCGGCCTCGCCCATAGACAAAAAGCTCCAGAAGTGCGGCCCATGTGGCAGTCTGCCCGCCTATCCCCGTTACATTCAGGAACGCCTGGCAGGTGCACCGGCGCCTCCATTAGAAACCGACAAGGATAAGGGTAAGGGCAAGGGCAAGGATGGAAAGGACGGCAAAGATGGCAAGGATGGGAAGGATGCAAAGGGCAAGAAAGGCAAGCGCCAAGTTGGTGGTGCTGTTCACTGTGTGGGCAACCCCAAGGTCTGCCCATCTGCAGTTTACGATGATACCTATCCGACCGTCTGCAAAGGGAGACTCGAGGCCACCCGAAAGCAGTCCTTTGTGGATCCCAAAGATCCTCAGTACGATGTAGCCTGTGATGAAG cgCGGAAAAGGGCTATACGGAAATTGCGCCACTTACTGGTGAAGTACAATATCCAAATTGAGGATTAA
- the Sac1 gene encoding phosphatidylinositol-3-phosphatase SAC1 isoform X2 codes for METRGDNDVFDDMNLYITPESFIVEPNGGAEVLVIGRLDKVTRVQPAGDQLVNLRPTRRICGVLGTIHLLSCDYLLVATHRIFVGVLNGAIIWRLAGYDIIPYIPNAIQRKENETYLQLLRQTLDTKYFYFSYRFDLTHSLQRQRELALSGESNSAGLFQRADQRFVWNGYVLQQFGCDKMHRFQLPLLLGFVSINQVQINGQTFFWSIVTRRSIQRAGTRLFTRGIDDRGHVANFVETEQIVEFNGQLTGFVQTRGSMPFHWHQLPNLRYKPRPSLIPGKDHLGACSLHFSEQLRIYGSQVAVNLVDHKGAEGELESTFGRLVREMGNPKIRYESFDFHHECRKMRWDRLNVLIDRLAHEQDGFGYYHIFDDGKLVSTQTGVFRTNCIDCLDRTNVVQSMLARRSLTAVLQKLGVLHVGQRVEQASHSFEARFKGVWADNADLVSLQYSGTGALKTDFTRTGKRTKAGALQDGKNSLMRYYLNNFADGQRQDGIDLFLGKYLINDNEGGAVPSPLESKRGWRFFAFPSVLMMAVTMFMVTMIYPAEFNTENLLFMLFWGAMIAVSATGILHYGIEFVQWPRLFPPLSFRDQ; via the coding sequence ATGGAGACCAGGGGCGACAATGATGTGTTCGATGACATGAACCTGTACATCACACCGGAGAGTTTCATAGTGGAGCCCAACGGAGGTGCTGAGGTTCTCGTTATCGGCCGGCTGGACAAGGTCACTAGGGTGCAGCCCGCTGGAGATCAGCTGGTGAATCTGCGACCCACCAGGAGGATATGCGGTGTCCTTGGAACCATTCATTTGCTCAGCTGCGATTACTTATTGGTGGCCACCCATCGAATCTTCGTGGGCGTTCTGAATGGAGCCATCATCTGGCGCCTAGCCGGCTACGACATCATTCCCTACATTCCGAATGCCATTCAAAGAAAGGAGAACGAAACGTATCTACAACTGCTGCGACAGACTCTGGACACCAAGTACTTCTACTTCTCCTATCGCTTCGACTTGACTCATTCGCTGCAGAGGCAGCGAGAGCTAGCCCTATCTGGAGAATCGAACTCAGCTGGCTTGTTCCAGCGCGCTGATCAAAGATTTGTGTGGAATGGCTATGTTTTGCAACAGTTCGGTTGCGACAAGATGCACAGATTCCAGTTGCCGCTGCTTCTCGGTTTCGTTTCCATCAACCAGGTCCAGATTAACGGCCAGACCTTCTTTTGGAGCATTGTGACCAGGAGATCCATTCAACGAGCAGGAACGAGGCTGTTTACTCGCGGAATAGACGATCGCGGCCATGTAGCGAACTTTGTGGAAACGGAGCAGATTGTGGAGTTCAACGGACAGCTCACAGGATTCGTCCAGACGCGTGGCAGCATGCCCTTCCATTGGCACCAGCTCCCCAACTTGCGGTACAAGCCTAGACCCAGTCTGATTCCTGGCAAAGATCACCTCGGGGCTTGCAGCTTGCATTTCTCGGAGCAGCTAAGGATATATGGCAGCCAAGTGGCAGTAAATCTGGTGGACCACAAGGGCGCTGAGGGCGAACTTGAGTCGACTTTTGGCAGGCTGGTCCGAGAAATGGGGAACCCCAAAATCCGGTACGAGTCGTTCGACTTTCACCACGAGTGCCGAAAGATGCGCTGGGATAGGTTGAACGTTCTCATCGATCGTCTAGCCCACGAGCAGGATGGCTTCGGTTACTACCATATCTTTGATGATGGCAAGTTGGTTTCCACACAAACGGGTGTCTTCCGCACTAATTGCATTGATTGCCTCGACCGAACGAATGTGGTGCAGAGTATGCTGGCCAGGAGATCTCTTACAGCGGTGCTGCAAAAGCTGGGTGTGCTCCATGTGGGTCAACGAGTGGAACAGGCTTCCCACAGCTTTGAGGCACGTTTCAAAGGAGTGTGGGCCGACAATGCAGACCTGGTTTCCCTGCAATACTCCGGAACGGGTGCTCTGAAAACGGACTTCACCAGGACTGGAAAGAGAACCAAAGCCGGAGCACTGCAGGATGGAAAGAACTCCCTGATGCGCTACTATCTAAACAACTTTGCCGACGGCCAGCGACAGGATGGCATCGATCTGTTCCTCGGAAAGTATCTGATCAACGACAACGAAGGTGGAGCAGTGCCATCGCCGTTAGAGTCCAAGCGGGGCTGGCGCTTCTTTGCATTCCCGTCGGTGCTGATGATGGCCGTTACCATGTTTATGGTCACCATGATTTATCCGGCTGAGTTCAACACGGAGAATCTGCTGTTCATGCTGTTCTGGGGAGCAATGATCGCGGTCAGTGCCACCGGAATCCTGCACTACGGAATCGAGTTTGTGCAGTGGCCGCGGCTTTTTCCGCCGTTGTCCTTTCGAGACCAATGA
- the Sac1 gene encoding phosphatidylinositol-3-phosphatase SAC1 isoform X1, whose amino-acid sequence MSCCCPDMCECTEDPIEKNGNGYELGPPPPPNIMETRGDNDVFDDMNLYITPESFIVEPNGGAEVLVIGRLDKVTRVQPAGDQLVNLRPTRRICGVLGTIHLLSCDYLLVATHRIFVGVLNGAIIWRLAGYDIIPYIPNAIQRKENETYLQLLRQTLDTKYFYFSYRFDLTHSLQRQRELALSGESNSAGLFQRADQRFVWNGYVLQQFGCDKMHRFQLPLLLGFVSINQVQINGQTFFWSIVTRRSIQRAGTRLFTRGIDDRGHVANFVETEQIVEFNGQLTGFVQTRGSMPFHWHQLPNLRYKPRPSLIPGKDHLGACSLHFSEQLRIYGSQVAVNLVDHKGAEGELESTFGRLVREMGNPKIRYESFDFHHECRKMRWDRLNVLIDRLAHEQDGFGYYHIFDDGKLVSTQTGVFRTNCIDCLDRTNVVQSMLARRSLTAVLQKLGVLHVGQRVEQASHSFEARFKGVWADNADLVSLQYSGTGALKTDFTRTGKRTKAGALQDGKNSLMRYYLNNFADGQRQDGIDLFLGKYLINDNEGGAVPSPLESKRGWRFFAFPSVLMMAVTMFMVTMIYPAEFNTENLLFMLFWGAMIAVSATGILHYGIEFVQWPRLFPPLSFRDQ is encoded by the exons ATGTCCTGCTGTTGTCCAGATATGTGTGAATGCACCGAAGATCCGattgaaaaaaatggcaatg GCTACGAATTGGGCCCGCCACCGCCCCCTAACATCATGGAGACCAGGGGCGACAATGATGTGTTCGATGACATGAACCTGTACATCACACCGGAGAGTTTCATAGTGGAGCCCAACGGAGGTGCTGAGGTTCTCGTTATCGGCCGGCTGGACAAGGTCACTAGGGTGCAGCCCGCTGGAGATCAGCTGGTGAATCTGCGACCCACCAGGAGGATATGCGGTGTCCTTGGAACCATTCATTTGCTCAGCTGCGATTACTTATTGGTGGCCACCCATCGAATCTTCGTGGGCGTTCTGAATGGAGCCATCATCTGGCGCCTAGCCGGCTACGACATCATTCCCTACATTCCGAATGCCATTCAAAGAAAGGAGAACGAAACGTATCTACAACTGCTGCGACAGACTCTGGACACCAAGTACTTCTACTTCTCCTATCGCTTCGACTTGACTCATTCGCTGCAGAGGCAGCGAGAGCTAGCCCTATCTGGAGAATCGAACTCAGCTGGCTTGTTCCAGCGCGCTGATCAAAGATTTGTGTGGAATGGCTATGTTTTGCAACAGTTCGGTTGCGACAAGATGCACAGATTCCAGTTGCCGCTGCTTCTCGGTTTCGTTTCCATCAACCAGGTCCAGATTAACGGCCAGACCTTCTTTTGGAGCATTGTGACCAGGAGATCCATTCAACGAGCAGGAACGAGGCTGTTTACTCGCGGAATAGACGATCGCGGCCATGTAGCGAACTTTGTGGAAACGGAGCAGATTGTGGAGTTCAACGGACAGCTCACAGGATTCGTCCAGACGCGTGGCAGCATGCCCTTCCATTGGCACCAGCTCCCCAACTTGCGGTACAAGCCTAGACCCAGTCTGATTCCTGGCAAAGATCACCTCGGGGCTTGCAGCTTGCATTTCTCGGAGCAGCTAAGGATATATGGCAGCCAAGTGGCAGTAAATCTGGTGGACCACAAGGGCGCTGAGGGCGAACTTGAGTCGACTTTTGGCAGGCTGGTCCGAGAAATGGGGAACCCCAAAATCCGGTACGAGTCGTTCGACTTTCACCACGAGTGCCGAAAGATGCGCTGGGATAGGTTGAACGTTCTCATCGATCGTCTAGCCCACGAGCAGGATGGCTTCGGTTACTACCATATCTTTGATGATGGCAAGTTGGTTTCCACACAAACGGGTGTCTTCCGCACTAATTGCATTGATTGCCTCGACCGAACGAATGTGGTGCAGAGTATGCTGGCCAGGAGATCTCTTACAGCGGTGCTGCAAAAGCTGGGTGTGCTCCATGTGGGTCAACGAGTGGAACAGGCTTCCCACAGCTTTGAGGCACGTTTCAAAGGAGTGTGGGCCGACAATGCAGACCTGGTTTCCCTGCAATACTCCGGAACGGGTGCTCTGAAAACGGACTTCACCAGGACTGGAAAGAGAACCAAAGCCGGAGCACTGCAGGATGGAAAGAACTCCCTGATGCGCTACTATCTAAACAACTTTGCCGACGGCCAGCGACAGGATGGCATCGATCTGTTCCTCGGAAAGTATCTGATCAACGACAACGAAGGTGGAGCAGTGCCATCGCCGTTAGAGTCCAAGCGGGGCTGGCGCTTCTTTGCATTCCCGTCGGTGCTGATGATGGCCGTTACCATGTTTATGGTCACCATGATTTATCCGGCTGAGTTCAACACGGAGAATCTGCTGTTCATGCTGTTCTGGGGAGCAATGATCGCGGTCAGTGCCACCGGAATCCTGCACTACGGAATCGAGTTTGTGCAGTGGCCGCGGCTTTTTCCGCCGTTGTCCTTTCGAGACCAATGA